A single genomic interval of Picosynechococcus sp. PCC 7003 harbors:
- a CDS encoding ABC transporter permease, giving the protein MEPIEEKRDPTLWYRLYCASLILGQVLWRLLQGKLRRDQITEQMLTAGPKALVPVLLVAFFGGMIFTIQTARELTTFGAESFVGGAFAIAFCRELAPILTASIIAGQVGSAFAAELGSMKITEQIDALYMLRSNPIDYLVMPRVVACCLMLPILTVFALVVGVIGGTGAAYQFYDLAPINFLTSVQTFLEPRDLINIGVKGILFGLLVGIIGCSWGLTTIGSTQQVGRSATSAVVTTWIGIFMLDFFLSLLLFHQSPLG; this is encoded by the coding sequence ATGGAACCCATCGAGGAAAAACGCGATCCGACTCTCTGGTATCGGCTTTACTGTGCAAGTTTAATACTAGGCCAGGTGCTCTGGCGTCTTCTGCAAGGGAAGCTCCGGCGAGACCAGATCACGGAACAAATGCTAACGGCGGGGCCGAAGGCGTTGGTACCTGTGCTTCTGGTCGCTTTTTTTGGGGGGATGATCTTCACGATCCAAACCGCGCGGGAACTCACTACCTTTGGGGCAGAAAGTTTTGTCGGAGGAGCATTTGCGATCGCCTTTTGTCGAGAACTGGCGCCGATTTTGACAGCAAGCATCATTGCGGGTCAGGTGGGTTCGGCCTTTGCAGCAGAATTAGGCTCGATGAAAATCACCGAACAGATCGATGCCCTCTATATGCTCCGGTCTAATCCCATTGATTATCTGGTGATGCCCCGGGTGGTGGCCTGCTGTTTAATGTTGCCGATTTTAACGGTCTTTGCCTTGGTGGTGGGGGTGATCGGGGGGACTGGGGCCGCCTACCAGTTCTATGACCTCGCGCCGATTAATTTTTTAACGTCCGTACAGACTTTTTTGGAACCCCGGGATCTGATTAATATCGGTGTCAAAGGGATTCTGTTTGGGCTGTTGGTGGGGATTATCGGCTGCAGTTGGGGCCTGACGACCATCGGCAGCACACAACAGGTAGGCCGCTCTGCCACCTCGGCGGTGGTAACGACTTGGATCGGCATTTTTATGTTGGATTTCTTTTTATCGCTCTTGTTGTTTCACCAATCCCCTCTAGGTTAA
- a CDS encoding NrtR DNA-binding winged helix domain-containing protein — translation MSYTYEYPKPGVTVDCVVFGLDATHTLKMMLIQRGVEPFKGEWALPGGFVRLDESLEEAAMRELREETGVEKIFLEQLYTFGAPDRDPRDRVITVAYYALINLEDHPIHAQTDADDVAWFSLDELPDVAFDHQQIIDVATQRLQGKLRYEPIGFELLPRKFTLTQLQKLYEQILGTQLDKRNFRRKILKMDLLIKLDELQTGVAHRAARLYSFDEAKYQRLKEAGFNFEL, via the coding sequence ATGTCTTACACTTACGAATATCCAAAACCGGGCGTTACCGTTGACTGTGTTGTGTTTGGCCTCGACGCCACACACACCCTGAAAATGATGCTGATCCAGCGGGGGGTTGAACCCTTCAAAGGAGAATGGGCCTTGCCGGGAGGCTTTGTGCGCCTTGATGAATCCCTCGAAGAAGCGGCGATGCGTGAACTCCGGGAAGAAACCGGCGTCGAGAAAATCTTTTTAGAGCAGCTCTATACCTTTGGGGCTCCGGATCGGGACCCGCGCGATCGCGTCATTACCGTGGCCTATTATGCGTTGATTAACCTAGAGGATCATCCGATCCATGCCCAAACCGATGCTGATGACGTGGCTTGGTTCTCGCTGGATGAGTTGCCCGATGTCGCTTTTGATCACCAACAAATCATTGATGTGGCGACCCAGCGACTCCAGGGTAAACTCCGCTATGAACCCATCGGCTTTGAGTTGCTGCCGCGCAAATTCACCTTGACCCAACTACAAAAACTCTATGAGCAGATTTTGGGAACCCAACTGGATAAACGGAACTTCCGGCGCAAAATCCTTAAAATGGATCTCTTGATTAAATTAGATGAGCTGCAAACGGGGGTTGCCCACCGAGCGGCGCGTCTCTATTCCTTTGATGAGGCGAAATATCAACGGCTCAAGGAGGCTGGCTTCAATTTTGAACTCTAG
- a CDS encoding OB-fold nucleic acid binding domain-containing protein, which produces MVKIIRRKFVGHAPTYDIGLSQDHNFLLGQGLIAANCFNKSHSTAYAYVTYQTAYLKANYPVEYMTALLSASSGNKDKVRKYRENAERMGIPVLPPDINESDLDFKPVGEGIRFGLSAVQNLGENAINAILTAREEGPFSSLSDLCSRLDLRVVNRRALETLITCGGLDSLHDNRQAMLKGLDLMIDWAQLKAKEKASGQTNLFESLGDTATAFDEAPILPKVADLTLEEKLRQEKELLGFYVSEHPLEKLRSTISPILSPISLTAIANHINKKVSAVAILTDMRKIFTKANNEPMAFIQLEDISGQVEGIVFPRTYQKVEQLLQLDSRVIVWGKVQQKDDRTQLIVDDLEPIEEVRMLMIRLSPSELHHTQSQQRLKQILSQQAGDKKKRGRIPVIVIVGRGGDRTFIRLGQDYWVEDDHQALLALRQGGFHVYRENLIPQAQAS; this is translated from the coding sequence TTGGTTAAAATCATTCGCCGCAAGTTCGTTGGCCATGCGCCGACCTATGATATTGGACTCAGTCAAGACCATAATTTTTTATTGGGTCAGGGTCTGATTGCGGCTAACTGTTTTAATAAATCCCACTCAACGGCCTATGCCTACGTCACCTACCAGACTGCTTATCTGAAGGCGAACTATCCCGTTGAATACATGACGGCACTGCTCAGTGCCAGCAGTGGCAATAAAGATAAAGTCCGCAAATATCGAGAAAATGCGGAACGGATGGGCATTCCGGTCTTGCCACCGGATATTAACGAGTCAGACCTGGACTTTAAGCCCGTGGGTGAAGGGATCCGTTTTGGTTTGTCAGCAGTCCAAAACCTTGGTGAAAATGCCATTAATGCCATTTTAACGGCACGGGAAGAGGGGCCTTTCTCAAGTTTGTCTGACCTCTGTTCCCGGTTAGATTTGCGGGTTGTGAACCGTCGTGCCCTAGAAACTTTAATTACCTGTGGTGGACTCGATTCGCTCCATGATAATCGCCAGGCAATGCTGAAGGGTCTAGATCTAATGATCGATTGGGCGCAGTTGAAGGCGAAGGAAAAGGCCAGTGGCCAAACGAATTTATTTGAAAGTCTGGGGGATACGGCAACGGCATTTGACGAAGCCCCTATTTTACCAAAAGTGGCTGATTTAACCTTAGAAGAAAAGCTCCGGCAAGAAAAAGAATTGCTGGGATTTTATGTTTCTGAGCATCCTTTAGAAAAGCTGCGGTCAACGATTTCGCCAATTTTATCGCCCATTAGCCTCACGGCGATCGCCAATCACATCAATAAAAAAGTCAGCGCCGTGGCGATCCTGACGGATATGCGCAAGATTTTTACGAAGGCTAATAACGAACCCATGGCCTTTATTCAATTAGAAGATATTTCGGGTCAAGTAGAAGGGATTGTTTTTCCCCGCACCTATCAAAAAGTTGAACAACTCTTGCAGCTTGATAGCCGCGTCATTGTGTGGGGTAAGGTGCAACAAAAAGATGATCGGACGCAATTGATTGTGGACGATCTCGAACCCATTGAAGAGGTACGAATGTTGATGATTCGCCTCTCTCCGAGTGAGCTTCATCATACCCAGAGTCAGCAACGACTGAAGCAAATTTTGTCGCAGCAGGCTGGGGATAAGAAGAAGCGGGGGCGGATCCCGGTGATCGTGATCGTCGGAAGAGGTGGCGATCGCACCTTCATTCGCCTTGGGCAGGACTATTGGGTGGAGGACGATCACCAGGCCCTCTTGGCACTCCGACAAGGGGGCTTCCATGTCTACCGCGAAAACCTGATTCCCCAGGCCCAAGCGAGCTAA
- a CDS encoding pseudouridine synthase: MQHSYVLLHKPYNVLCQFTDNSPQGSQRQTLKDFVPVPDIYSVGRLDLDSEGLLLLTNDAPLKHYLCEPKFAHPRTYWVQVENIPDGQALAQLRQGVMIQGKKTRPAIANRLTSEPTVPPRDPPIRFRKNVPTAWLDLTLTEGRNRQVRRMTAAVGHPTLRLIRVAMGTGSARLTLTGLGPGEWRYLTTTEIGALQGLVKKAKPRQRSPHKKIASRTPKGKRR, translated from the coding sequence ATGCAGCACTCATACGTTTTGCTCCACAAGCCTTATAACGTCCTTTGTCAGTTTACTGATAATAGCCCCCAAGGGTCACAGCGGCAAACGTTGAAGGATTTTGTCCCGGTGCCAGATATTTACTCTGTGGGTCGTTTAGATCTAGATAGTGAAGGGCTTTTGCTACTGACCAATGATGCTCCTTTAAAGCATTATCTATGTGAACCGAAGTTTGCCCACCCCCGCACCTATTGGGTACAGGTCGAAAATATCCCGGATGGGCAAGCTTTAGCACAGCTACGCCAGGGGGTGATGATCCAAGGGAAAAAAACGCGACCGGCGATCGCCAATCGTTTGACCTCGGAGCCAACGGTACCACCACGAGATCCCCCGATTCGGTTCCGGAAAAATGTCCCGACAGCCTGGCTAGATCTGACCCTAACGGAAGGACGAAATCGCCAGGTGCGCCGCATGACGGCCGCAGTGGGCCATCCTACGTTACGCCTCATCCGTGTGGCCATGGGCACAGGCTCAGCTAGATTGACCCTCACTGGTTTAGGGCCGGGGGAATGGCGTTATTTGACAACGACAGAGATCGGGGCCTTGCAAGGTTTGGTAAAAAAGGCCAAGCCGCGCCAGCGATCGCCCCACAAAAAAATAGCCAGCCGCACACCGAAGGGAAAACGCCGCTGA